Part of the Halomarina litorea genome is shown below.
GCCATCAGCGAGGCGATGCGGGACTGGGCCACCACCGTCGAGAACACCCACTACGTCATCGGGAGCGTGGTTGGTCCCCACCCGTTCCCCACGATGGTCCGGGAGTTTCAGTCGGTCATCTCGGAGGAGGCGCGCCGGCAGATGCGAGAGCAGGCCGGCGGCCTCCCCGACAGCGTCGTCGCGTGTGCGGGCGGCGGGTCGAACACGATGGGGGCCTTCGCGGAGTTCGTGTCCGACGAGGACGTCTCGCTGTTCGCCGTCGAGGCGGGCGGGTCCTCGCTCGAAGTCGACGAGGAGACGGGCGTCGCGCCCAACTCCGCCTCGCTCTCGACGGGGACGGAAGGTGTCCTCCACGGCGCGCGCACCCGTCTCCTGCAGGACGGTGACGGGCAGATCGTGGAGTCGCACAGCATCTCCTCGGGGCTGGACTACGCGGGCGTCGGGCCGGAACTCGCCCACCTCGTCGACGAGGGGCGGGTCACGCCGGTCACCGTCGACGACGACGCTGCACTCGCCGGGTTCCACCGCCTCTCGCAGGAGGAAGGCATCATCCCCGCCCTCGAAACCGCCCACGCCGTCGCGTGGCTGGAGGACGCCACCTCCGACCAACTGGGCGACAGCGTCGTCGTCTGTGTCTCCGGGCGGGGCGACAAGGACCTCGAATCGGTCATCGAGGAGACGGAGAAGCGCGACATCGAGAACGCCCCCGACATGGACGTGTTCTCCGCGTCCGGCGCGGGTGGTTCGGAGTGAGCCGACTCGACGAAGCCTTCGCCGACGGCCCGGCGTTCGTCCCGTACCTCGCACTGGGCGACCCGGACCTCGAATCGTCTCTCGAATACGTGAAGGCCCTCGAACGCGGCGGTGCGGACGTCATCGAACTCGGTCTGGCGTTCTCCGAACCCATCGCGGAGGGCCCCACCATTCAGTCGGCCGTCGTCCGCTCGCTCGAAGGAGGGATGACCCCCACGAAGTTCCTCGACGCGGTCGAGGACCTCGACGTGGACGTGCCCCTCGTCTGTATGACCTACTACAACCTCATCTACCAGTTCGGCGAGGAGGCGGGGCCACGGCCGTTCGTCGAACGCGCCGCCGAGGTGGGGCTGTCGGGGTTCGTCGTCCCGGACTTACCGGCCGAGGAGTCCGGGCCGCTCAGGGAGGCCTGCGACGAGTTCGGCCTCGACCTGATATTCATCGTCGCGCCGACGACCCGCGGCGAGCGCCTCGAACGCCTCATGGACCAGACCTCCGGGTACGTCTACGTGCAGGCTCGCCTCGGCGTCACGGGCGCGAAGGCGGACGTGAGCGACCAGACCGGCGAGAGCCTCGACCGACTGTCGGAGTGGGACGTCCCGAAGGCCGTCGGGTTCGGCATCTCCTCGGGCGAGCAGGCCCGCGAAGTCGTGGCGGCGGGCGCGGACGGCGTCATCGTCGGGAGCGCCCTCGTCGACATCGTTGCCGAAGGGACTTCGGCAGCCAGCCGGACGCAGTCCGGCGACGTCGCCGAAGGACACGAGAACGGCGACAGCACCGAGGAGGTCGCCGCCCGACTGGAGGAGAAGGCGCGCGAACTGAAGGAGGGCGCACTCGCGGGAGCGCAAGCACGGACGCGACCGGAACGGACTTGAACGGAACCTGCCACAGATTCACACATCAATGAACACCGGTATCCAGGCACGACTCGACCGCATCGGGACAGACGGGAAGTTCCTCGTCGTCCCGATGGACCACGGCATCACGCTCGGTGCGGTAACAGGTCTCAAGGACATTGAATCGACCATCGACGCGGTGACGCGCGGCGGCGCGGACTCCGTCCTCACCCAGAAGGGCATCGCCCCGCGCGTCCACGGCAACACGAACGGCGCGGGCTTCATCGTCCACCTCAACGCCTCGACGGTCGTCGGCCCGGACGAGAACGACAAGCGCGTCACCGGCACCGTCGAGGAGGCGGTCCGCGCGGGCGCCGACGCCGTCTCCGTCCACCTCAACGTCGGCAGTAACTACGAGGGCAAACAGATGGAGGACCTCGCGCGGGTCACCGACGAGGCCGAACGCCTCGGGATGCCCGTCCTCGCGATGACGTACGCCCGCGGTCCCGGGGTGGACGAGTCCGACCCCGAGGCGCTCGGTCACGCGGCCCGTCTCGGCGAGGAACTCGGCGCACACGTCATCAAGACGGGTTACTCCGGCGACGCCGAGAGCTTCGAACACGTCGTGGAGTCGACGCGCCTGCCGGTCGTCATCGCGGGCGGCGAACCCGAGGGCGACAAGGCCACCCTCGAAGCCGTCCGCGGCGCGATGGACGCCGGCGGCGCGGGCGTCTCGATGGGCCGCTCCATCTTCCAGCACGACGACCCCGAGGCCATCACCCGCGCGGTCAGCGCCGTCGTCCACGACGACGCCAGCGCGGAGGACGCCCTCGAACGCGCGGGCTTCTCCACGCCGGTCTGAACCGACCCCTCCTCACGACTGCCCGGGCCCGTCGGCGACGGGTACGCCTTTCCCCTCCCCTGCCCACGCACCACCCATGGGAACGGTCTCGTACGACTTCGAGGGCGACACCGTCGCCGTCGCGGGCGGCGCGAGCGGCATCGGGCGGGCCGTCGCGCTGGCGTTCGCCCGCGCGGGCGCGAGCGTCGTCGTCGCCGACCTGCGCGAGCGCCCGGCCGACCAGCACGCGAGCGTGCCGACCCACCGCGTCGTCCACGAGGGCGGCGGGGACGCGGCGTTCGTCGAGACGGACGTCACCGACGTCGAGGCGGTGGACTCGCTCGTCGAGGCGACCCGCGAGTTCGGCGGCCTCGACGTCCTCGTCAACGCCGCGAGCGCGGTCGCTGGCGGGTCGTTGCTGGACGCCGACCCGGACTCGTTCGACCTGGTCGTCGAGACGGCCACCCGGGGGACGCTCCTGGGGACGCGGGCCGCCGCCCGGGACTTCACCGAGCGAGGCGTCGAGGGTTGTGTCGTCAACGTGGTCCCGGTCGGGGCGTCGACCCCGACGAGCGACGACGTCGCCGCCGTGACAGCCGCTGGGGCGGTGCGGACGCTCACCCGCGAGTCGGCGCGCGAACTCGCCGGGGCGGGGGTCCGGGTGAACGCCGTGGTGCCGGGGCCGGGCGCGGCCTGCGTCGGCGACGGGGACGAACTATCGGAGATCGAAGAGCGCGTCCCCCTCGGGCGGCCGGGGTTCCCCGAGGATGTCGTCCCCGCGACGCTCTTTCTCGCCAGTGAGGGGGCGTCGTTCGCCACGGGCGAACTGCTGGCCGTCGACGGCGGGTGGGGCGTGCACGGCGAGGTGTGAGCGCGCCCTACAGCAACGCGGGCAGGTCTGCGAGGGTGTCGAGCGTGTGGTCCGGCGCGGGATGCGGGTCCGGGGTGCGCTCGTCCGCGGTCGGATACCACACCGACCGGAGGCCCTCGCGGTTCGCGCCGGTCACGTCCGCCCGGAGGGAGTTGCCGACGTAGAGCGTGCGCGCCGGGTCGGCGTCGAGAGTGGCGAGCGCCCGACGGAAGGGGTAAGCGCTGGGCTTCAGTCCCCGGTCGGGCGTGGCGAACACGCGCACGTCGAAGGCGTCCTCGATGCCGAGGGCGGCGAGTTTCGCCGACTGGGTCGTCCGCCCGCCGTTCGTGACGAGACCGACGGCCACGTCTCGGTCGCGGACGGCGGCGAGTGCGTCTGTCGCGCCGGGGCGAAACCGGACCGCCGCGGGGTCGGACGCCACTCTGAAGGCGGTGGCGAGGCGCGGCGCGAGGGAGGGGTCGCCGCCGACCCGTCGCGCCGCCGCGGCGAACAGGTAGGTGTAGAACTCGTGGGCGGTGGCGGCGGTCGGCACGTCGGCGAACGCCGCGCGCACCGCGTCAGCGTCGAACGGGAGGGCGAGGTCGGCGTGGTCTGCCGCCGCGGCCAGTCGCTCGGCGAGGGTGCGGCGGTGTTCACAGAGGGTGTCGTCGAGGTCGAAGAGAACCGCAGTCGGGGGGACCGTCACTGACGACTCTACCCGGTTCGCGACGAAAAGGGTTGCGTGTACGCCAGTACCGGTTCCACCACGTTCAATAGCGCCCGTCGCAAGCCACCGACAATGACACGTGCCGTCTGGCTGAAGGCAGACGACGAGGTGGGAGACTGGGACGCGCGACGCCAGCGAATCACCGCCGGCCTCGAAGCCGGCGTGGACTGGGTGCTCGTCGACCGGGAGGACGTGGCTCGCGTCCGGGAACTCGGGCAGGTGAACGTCGCGGCGTTCGCGGGCGACGACGTCCACGTGATGGACGCCGAACCCGACGCCGAACCAGACCACGACGCCACCCCCGACGCCCTCGTCGTCGGGAAGGGAACCGAGGGAGACGGCACGGTCGACCTGCCGAACGACCTCTCGGGGTCGGCGGACCTCACCGCCGTCCGCCGAAACGGCGCACAGGGCGTCTACGTCCGCATCCGCGACCAGCGCTACGAGACGTTCGCGGAGGAGGCGGCCCGCGACGCCGACTTCACCATCGTCGTCGGCGAGGACTGGAAGATCATCCCGCTGGAGAACCTCATCGCCCGCATCGGCGAGGAGACGGACCTCGTCGCGGGCGTCACCACCGCCGAGGAGGCCCGAACGGCCTTCGAGACGCTCGAACTCGGCGCGGACGCCGTCCTCCTCGACACGGACGACCCGGACGTCATCCGGGAGACGGTCGACCTGCGCGACGCGGCCGAACGCGAACACCTCGACCTGACGTGGGCCACTGTGACGGCCATCGAACAGACCGGGAGCGCGGACCGCGTTTGCGTTGACACCGGGAGCCTGTTCGACCACGACGAAGGGATGCTCGTCGGGTCGATGTCTCGAGGGCTGTTCTTCGTCCACGCCGAGACGGCCGAGTCGCCGTACGTCGCCTCCCGCCCCTTCCGGGTGAACGCGGGTGCCGTCCACGCCTACGTCCGCACGCCCGACGGCAAGACGAAGTACCTCGCCGAACTCACGAGCGGGGACGAGGTGCAGGTCGTCGACACCGAGGGGAACACCCGCGAGGCCATCGTCGGGCGCTCGAAGATAGAGAAACGCCCGATGTTCCGCGTGCAGGCGGAGGTCGAAGGCGACCGCATCGAGACGCTCCTCCAGAACGCCGAGACCATCAAGGTCGCCACCCGCGAGGGCCGGACGGCCGTCACCGACCTACAGGAGGGCGACGAGGTTCTCGTCCACTACGAGGACACCGCCCGCCACTTCGGCGAACAGGTCGAGGAGTCCATCATCGAGCAGTAGGTCCCGTTCGACGCCCCGACCACAACGCTCTTTCTCGCCTGCCGGGTACTCCCGGGCGATGACGCTCTCCAGACGCCGCCTCCTCCTCGCCGGGGGGAGCGCGGCCGCGGTCGGCCTGAGTGGCTGTCTCGGTCTCGGCGGGGACGCGCCCGACGACCCGAACGAGACGAGCGGTTCGAACGGGACCGACGCCGGTGGGAACGGGTCGGCCTCGACGACTACGCCCGCCGAGGTCGACGGCCCCATCGCGAACGCCCCCGTCCCCAACGACCCCGGGGAGTTCACCTACGCGCGGATGGGGTCCGGCGACCTGCCGACGTTCACCTACTTCGGCAACTGGAAGTGCCCCTTCTGTGCCCGGTTCAGCGTCGACATCCTCGGTGACCTCGTGACGCAGTACGTCGCCTCGGGCCGACTCGACATGGAGTACCGGGGGCTGGCGTACGTCAACGGCGAGCCGTTCCTCGGGCCGGACGCGCCGCGGGCGACCCGCGCGGGACTGGCCGTCTGGGCCGTCGACCCCGAGCGCTACTGGCCGTACCACGAGTACGTCATGGCCAACCAACCGTCCGAGGCGCGGGAGTGGGCCACCGCCGACCGCCTCGTCGAGTTCGCCCGCGCCGCGGGCGTCTCGGACCCCGAGGCCGTCCGCGAGCGACTGGACGACGAGGCGTTCGAGCGGGCCGTCGAGGAGACGAGCGCCCGCGCGAGCGAGTTGGAACTCCGCGGCACCCCGTCGCTCCTCGTCGACGGGACCGTCGTCAGCCCCTTCGCCCGGGAGAGCGGCGACATCGTCGCCAATCCGGAGATGTACGAACTGCTCGACTCGCTCGCGGAGGGATGACCCGGCCCACCCGACTCGCCGCCCGGCCAGTCCTCGCCGCGGCGACCCTCACCGCCCTCGTCT
Proteins encoded:
- a CDS encoding 2-amino-3,7-dideoxy-D-threo-hept-6-ulosonate synthase — its product is MNTGIQARLDRIGTDGKFLVVPMDHGITLGAVTGLKDIESTIDAVTRGGADSVLTQKGIAPRVHGNTNGAGFIVHLNASTVVGPDENDKRVTGTVEEAVRAGADAVSVHLNVGSNYEGKQMEDLARVTDEAERLGMPVLAMTYARGPGVDESDPEALGHAARLGEELGAHVIKTGYSGDAESFEHVVESTRLPVVIAGGEPEGDKATLEAVRGAMDAGGAGVSMGRSIFQHDDPEAITRAVSAVVHDDASAEDALERAGFSTPV
- a CDS encoding HAD family hydrolase yields the protein MTVPPTAVLFDLDDTLCEHRRTLAERLAAAADHADLALPFDADAVRAAFADVPTAATAHEFYTYLFAAAARRVGGDPSLAPRLATAFRVASDPAAVRFRPGATDALAAVRDRDVAVGLVTNGGRTTQSAKLAALGIEDAFDVRVFATPDRGLKPSAYPFRRALATLDADPARTLYVGNSLRADVTGANREGLRSVWYPTADERTPDPHPAPDHTLDTLADLPALL
- a CDS encoding DsbA family protein — its product is MTLSRRRLLLAGGSAAAVGLSGCLGLGGDAPDDPNETSGSNGTDAGGNGSASTTTPAEVDGPIANAPVPNDPGEFTYARMGSGDLPTFTYFGNWKCPFCARFSVDILGDLVTQYVASGRLDMEYRGLAYVNGEPFLGPDAPRATRAGLAVWAVDPERYWPYHEYVMANQPSEAREWATADRLVEFARAAGVSDPEAVRERLDDEAFERAVEETSARASELELRGTPSLLVDGTVVSPFARESGDIVANPEMYELLDSLAEG
- a CDS encoding 3-dehydroquinate synthase II; this translates as MTRAVWLKADDEVGDWDARRQRITAGLEAGVDWVLVDREDVARVRELGQVNVAAFAGDDVHVMDAEPDAEPDHDATPDALVVGKGTEGDGTVDLPNDLSGSADLTAVRRNGAQGVYVRIRDQRYETFAEEAARDADFTIVVGEDWKIIPLENLIARIGEETDLVAGVTTAEEARTAFETLELGADAVLLDTDDPDVIRETVDLRDAAEREHLDLTWATVTAIEQTGSADRVCVDTGSLFDHDEGMLVGSMSRGLFFVHAETAESPYVASRPFRVNAGAVHAYVRTPDGKTKYLAELTSGDEVQVVDTEGNTREAIVGRSKIEKRPMFRVQAEVEGDRIETLLQNAETIKVATREGRTAVTDLQEGDEVLVHYEDTARHFGEQVEESIIEQ
- the trpB gene encoding tryptophan synthase subunit beta; translated protein: MSSNTNENPSKFGDYGGQYVPEALMPAIEELDDAFRRYVLENEGGFVDEFRERIRDFGGRPTPLQYAEQLSARYDTDVYLKREDLLHGGAHKLNNALGQVLLAKYMGKERIVAETGAGQHGTATAMAAAHLDMPCVVYMGRRDINRQRPNVFRMRLNGAEVEPVTAGRGTLKEAISEAMRDWATTVENTHYVIGSVVGPHPFPTMVREFQSVISEEARRQMREQAGGLPDSVVACAGGGSNTMGAFAEFVSDEDVSLFAVEAGGSSLEVDEETGVAPNSASLSTGTEGVLHGARTRLLQDGDGQIVESHSISSGLDYAGVGPELAHLVDEGRVTPVTVDDDAALAGFHRLSQEEGIIPALETAHAVAWLEDATSDQLGDSVVVCVSGRGDKDLESVIEETEKRDIENAPDMDVFSASGAGGSE
- the trpA gene encoding tryptophan synthase subunit alpha — translated: MSRLDEAFADGPAFVPYLALGDPDLESSLEYVKALERGGADVIELGLAFSEPIAEGPTIQSAVVRSLEGGMTPTKFLDAVEDLDVDVPLVCMTYYNLIYQFGEEAGPRPFVERAAEVGLSGFVVPDLPAEESGPLREACDEFGLDLIFIVAPTTRGERLERLMDQTSGYVYVQARLGVTGAKADVSDQTGESLDRLSEWDVPKAVGFGISSGEQAREVVAAGADGVIVGSALVDIVAEGTSAASRTQSGDVAEGHENGDSTEEVAARLEEKARELKEGALAGAQARTRPERT
- a CDS encoding SDR family NAD(P)-dependent oxidoreductase, with amino-acid sequence MGTVSYDFEGDTVAVAGGASGIGRAVALAFARAGASVVVADLRERPADQHASVPTHRVVHEGGGDAAFVETDVTDVEAVDSLVEATREFGGLDVLVNAASAVAGGSLLDADPDSFDLVVETATRGTLLGTRAAARDFTERGVEGCVVNVVPVGASTPTSDDVAAVTAAGAVRTLTRESARELAGAGVRVNAVVPGPGAACVGDGDELSEIEERVPLGRPGFPEDVVPATLFLASEGASFATGELLAVDGGWGVHGEV